From Cygnus atratus isolate AKBS03 ecotype Queensland, Australia chromosome 1, CAtr_DNAZoo_HiC_assembly, whole genome shotgun sequence, the proteins below share one genomic window:
- the CCDC134 gene encoding coiled-coil domain-containing protein 134 isoform X2 produces the protein MDLLVFCPFLLVLVLPGGSLADLEKQRVDSGLEIYKKLFEVKRKDQMNALKNLIELNDVNQQYKIIDIMLKGLFKVLEDSRAVLIAADVPPDGPFPQDEKLKDAYSHVVENTAFFGDVVLRFPKIVHHYFDRNSNWNNLIRWGIGFCNLTGVFERGPHSQLLGLMAQELGISEKSPDYRNPFKADHSEFFPSADTFQKALREEEKRRKKEEKRKEIRKGPRISRSQSEL, from the exons ATGGATCTCCTCGTGTTCTGCCCctttctgctggtgctggtgctgcccggGGGCAGCCTGGCAGacctggagaagcagagggtGGACTCCGGCTTGGAAATCT ATAAGAAGCTGTTCGAGGTGAAGCGCAAGGACCAGATGAACGCCCTGAAGAACCTGATCGAGCTCAACGACGTGAACCAGCAGTACAAAATCATCGACATCATGCTCAAGGGACTCTTCAAA GTGCTGGAGGACTCGCGGGCAGTGCTCATAGCTGCGGACGTGCCCCCGGACGGGCCTTTCCCTCAGGATGAGAAGCTGAAGGACG CCTACTCCCACGTGGTGGAGAACACGGCCTTCTTCGGGGACGTCGTCCTGCGCTTCCCCAAGATCGTGCACCACTACTTCGACCGCAACTCCAACTGGAACAACCTCATCCGCTGGGGCATCGGCTTCTGCAACCTGACGGGCGTCTTCGAGCGGGGGCCccactcccagctcctggggctg ATGGCTCAGGAGCTGGGCATCAGCGAGAAGTCCCCCGATTACCGCAATCCCTTCAAAGCCGACCACTCCGAG TTCTTCCCCAGCGCCGACACCTTCCAGAAGGCGCTGCGCGAGGAGGAGAAGcggaggaagaaggaggagaagcgCAAGGAGATCCGCAAGGGCCCGCGCATCTCGCGCTCGCAGTCGGAGCTGTAA
- the CCDC134 gene encoding coiled-coil domain-containing protein 134 isoform X1 yields MEGRGGKGLQAVTTANEMKTSSEGPARSFTGRCGGARLALCARRSGSVLWRWQRGALDCAADKKLFEVKRKDQMNALKNLIELNDVNQQYKIIDIMLKGLFKVLEDSRAVLIAADVPPDGPFPQDEKLKDAYSHVVENTAFFGDVVLRFPKIVHHYFDRNSNWNNLIRWGIGFCNLTGVFERGPHSQLLGLMAQELGISEKSPDYRNPFKADHSEFFPSADTFQKALREEEKRRKKEEKRKEIRKGPRISRSQSEL; encoded by the exons atggaggggagaggagggaagggtcTTCAGGCTGTGACTACTGCTAATGAGATGAAAACGAGCTCCGAGGGCCCGGCTCGGTCTTTTACGGGGAGATGCGGAGGGGCCAGGCTGGCACTGTGTGCCCGGAGGAGCGGGAGCGTGCTGTGGCGCTGGCAGCGTGGGGCCCTTGACTGCGCTGCAGATAAGAAGCTGTTCGAGGTGAAGCGCAAGGACCAGATGAACGCCCTGAAGAACCTGATCGAGCTCAACGACGTGAACCAGCAGTACAAAATCATCGACATCATGCTCAAGGGACTCTTCAAA GTGCTGGAGGACTCGCGGGCAGTGCTCATAGCTGCGGACGTGCCCCCGGACGGGCCTTTCCCTCAGGATGAGAAGCTGAAGGACG CCTACTCCCACGTGGTGGAGAACACGGCCTTCTTCGGGGACGTCGTCCTGCGCTTCCCCAAGATCGTGCACCACTACTTCGACCGCAACTCCAACTGGAACAACCTCATCCGCTGGGGCATCGGCTTCTGCAACCTGACGGGCGTCTTCGAGCGGGGGCCccactcccagctcctggggctg ATGGCTCAGGAGCTGGGCATCAGCGAGAAGTCCCCCGATTACCGCAATCCCTTCAAAGCCGACCACTCCGAG TTCTTCCCCAGCGCCGACACCTTCCAGAAGGCGCTGCGCGAGGAGGAGAAGcggaggaagaaggaggagaagcgCAAGGAGATCCGCAAGGGCCCGCGCATCTCGCGCTCGCAGTCGGAGCTGTAA
- the SREBF2 gene encoding sterol regulatory element-binding protein 2 isoform X1 — protein sequence MEGGELGADGMDTLTELGDELTLGDIDEMLQFVSNQAGDFPDLFSDPLCGTFQGGGSTTTTSSSSSSGSGTLDPPRPYGQAPLQPFPPPAASPQLQSVQVKVPPQRPAPLLQPRPQLQPQLQQQTVMIAPTFSSAPQTRIIQQPVIYQNTATSFQVLQPQVQSLVTSSQVQPVAIQQQVQAVQAQRVLTQAAGGTIQTLAPATVQTVAAPQVQQVPVLVQPQIIKTDSLVLTTLKADGNPVMAAVQNPALTALTTPIQTTALQTLVGSNGTILTTMPVMMGQEKVPIKQVPGGVKQPEPPKEGERRTTHNIIEKRYRSSINDKIIELKDLIMGTDAKMHKSGVLRKAIDYIKYLQQANHKLRQENMVLKLANQKNKLLKGIDLSSLVDNDADLKIDDFNQNVLLMSPPASDSGSQAGFSPYSIDSEPGSPLLDDAKVKDEPDSPPVALGMVDRSRILLCALTFLCLSFNPLTSLLDARGSPESDSLVRHGSGRSMLTVESDAGGWFGWMMPTLILWLVNGVIVLSVFVKLLVHGEPVTRLHSRSSVTFWRHRKQADLDLARGDFAAAASNLQTCLSVLGRALPASRLDLACSLSWNVIRYSLQKLALVRWLLKRTSHQWRAREATAGSEDEAKTSARDAALAYHKLHQLHITGKLPSSSAYSGLHMALCAVNLAECAEEKIPPSTMAEIHLTAAVGLKTRCGGKLGFLASYFLSQAQSLCSSERSAIPDSLRWLCHPLGQKFFVERSWTVKSAAKESLYCTQRNPADPIAQVHQAFCENLLERAVDSLVKPQTRKEVVGQEEEEQCEFSSAMEYLKLLNSFLDSMGSGAPPFASNSVLKSALGPDVVCRWWSAAVAMSIGWLRGDDAAVRSHFTEVERVPKSLEISENALVKATFHLCKAMQASLSGKADGQQSSLGHCERASSHLWNSLNMSSGASSTALSNVIQLLACDLLLSLRTSLWQKQASSSQALGETYHASASELTGFQRDLGSLRKLAHGFRPAYRKVFLHEATVRLMAGASPTRTHQLLEHSLRRRTPQSSKQGELDALPGQRERATAILLACRHLPLSFLSSPGQRAVLLAEAARTLEKVGDKRSCNDCQQMIVKLSGGTAIAAS from the exons aTGGAGGGCGGCGAGCTGGGCGCCGACGGCATGGACACGCTGACGGAGCTGGGCGACGAGCTCACGCTGGGCGACATCGACG agatgctgcagttTGTCAGCAACCAGGCGGGGGACTTCCCGGACCTGTTTTCGGATCCCTTGTGCGGCACCTTCCAGGGCGGcggcagcaccaccaccaccagcagtagcagcagcagtggcagcggGACCCTGGACCCTCCGCGCCCATACGGCCAGGCgcccctgcagcccttcccaccgcccgccgcctccccgcagCTGCAGAGCGTCCAGGTGAAGGTccccccgcagcgcccggcgccgctgctccagccccggccccagctccagccgcagctccagcagcagacGGTGATGATCGCCCCGACGTTCAGCTCCGCTCCCCAGACCAGGATCATCCAGCAGCCCGTCATATACCAGAACACAGCCACGAGTTTTCAAG TCCTCCAGCCTCAGGTGCAGAGCCTGGTGACGTCCTCGCAGGTGCAGCCGGTCGCCATCCAGCAGCAGGTGCAGGCGGTGCAGGCGCAGCGCGTGCTGACGCAGGCTGCCGGCGGCACCATCCAGACGCTGGCGCCGGCCACGGTTCAGACGGTGGCTGCGCCGCAGGTCCAGCAGGTCCCA GTTCTGGTCCAGCCCCAGATCATAAAGACGGACTCCCTCGTCTTGACCACCCTGAAGGCGGATGGCAATCCCGTTATGGCTGCGGTGCAGAATCCAGCGCTCACAGCGCTCACCACTCCTATTCAGACCACAGCTCTGCAG ACCCTCGTTGGGAGCAATGGGACCATTCTGACCACAATGCCAGTGATGATGGGGCAAGAAAAGGTGCCTATCAAACAAGTTCCAGGGGGAGTCAAGCAACCAGAACCACCtaaagaaggagagaggagaacAACTCACAACATCATTGAGAAGCGTTATCGGTCGTCTATAAACGATAAGATCATTGAGCTGAAGGACCTCATTATGGGGACAGATGCCAAG ATGCACAAGTCTGGTGTCCTGCGAAAAGCCATTGATTACATTAAATATCTGCAACAGGCCAACCATAAACTGAGACAGGAGAACATGGTTCTGAAGCTGGCTAACCAGAAAAACA AGCTGTTGAAGGGCATTGACCTAAGCAGTCTGGTTGATAATGATGCAGACCTGAAGATAGATGACTTCAACCAGAATGTTCTCCTGATGTCTCCTCCGGCCTCTGACTCGGGATCCCAGGCTGGCTTCTCTCCCTATTCCATCGATTCAGAGCCAGGAAGCCCACTGCTTGATGATGCAAAG GTTAAAGATGAGCCTGACTCTCCTCCTGTGGCCCTTGGTATGGTGGACCGCTCTCGAATCCTCCTCTGTGCCCTCACGTTCCTGTGCCTCTCCTTCAACCCTCTAACGTCCCTTCTGGATGCCCGAGGAAGCCCAGAATCTGACAGCCTCGTGCGCCACGGCTCTGGCAGGAGCATGCTGACCGTTGAGTCAG ACGCCGGCGGGTGGTTTGGCTGGATGATGCCCACGCTGATCCTGTGGCTTGTGAACGGAGTGATTGTCCTGAGCGTGTTCGTGAAGCTCCTTGTGCACGGAGAGCCGGTGACCCGCTTGCACTCGAGATCGTCGGTCACCTTCTGGAGGCACCGCAAGCAGGCAGACCTGGATTTGGCACGG GGGGATTTCGCTGCAGCGGCGTCGAACCTGCAGACCTGCCTGTCGGTCCTGGGCCGAGCGCTGCCGGCTTCCCGCCTGGACCTGGCGTGCAGCCTGTCGTGGAACGTGATCCGCTACAGCCTGCAGAAGCTGGCGCTGGTGCGGTGGCTGCTGAAGAGGACCTCTCATCAGTGGCGGGCCAGGGAGGCCACGGCGGGCTCTGAGGACGAGGCCAAGACCAGCGCTCGGGATGCAGCTCTAGCCTATCACAAGCTCCACCAGCTCCACATAACAG GTAAACTTCCCTCCAGCTCCGCTTACTCTGGCTTGCACATGGCCTTGTGCGCTGTGAATCTGGCCGAGTGCGCGGAAGAAAAGATCCCCCCCAGCACCATGGCCGAAATCCACCTGACGGCCGCCGTTGGCTTGAAGACCCGCTGTGGGGGCAAGCTGGGCTTCCTGGCG AGCTACTTCCTGAGCCAAGCTCAGAGCCTGTGCAGCTCGGAGCGCAGCGCCATCCCTGACTCGCTGCGTTGGCTGTGCCACCCCCTGGGACAGAAGTTTTTTGTGGAGCGAAGCTGGACGGTGAAGTCTGCTGCCAAGGAGAGCCTGTACTGCACCCAGAGGAACCCTG cGGATCCCATTGCACAAGTTCATCAGGCGTTTTGTGAGAACCTGCTGGAGAGAGCTGTGGATTCACTTGTGAAACCTCAGACTAGGAAAGAGGTGGTGGGccaagaggaggaggaacagTG TGAGTTCTCCAGCGCGATGGAGTACCTGAAATTGCTCAACTCTTTCCTGGACTCAATGGGAAGTGGAGCACCACCCTTTGCCAGCAACTCTGTGCTCAAGTCAGCCCTGG GCCCGGACGTGGTGTGCAGGTGGTGGTCGGCAGCAGTTGCTATGTCAATCGGCTGGCTCAGAGGGGACGACGCAGCTGTGAGGTCACATTTCACAGAAGTGGAGCGCGTGCCGAAATCCCTGGAGATATCAGA GAACGCCCTGGTGAAAGCCACCTTCCACCTGTGCAAAGCCATGCAGGCCTCGCTGTCGGGGAAGGCGGACGGGCAGCAGAGCTCGCTGGGTCACTGCGAGAGGGCCAGCAGCCACCTGTGGAACAGCCTGAACATGAGCAGCGGCGCCTCCAGCACCGCCCTCAGCAAC GTGATCCAGCTGCTGGCCTGCGacctgctgctgtccctccGCACCAGCCTGTGGCAGAAGCAGgcgagcagcagccaggctctggGCGAGACCTACCACGCCTCGGCCTCCGAGCTCACCGGCTTCCAGCGGGACCTCGGCAGCCTGCGCAAGCTGGCCCACGGCTTCAGGCCCGCGTACCGCAAG